The window GCGCTCTTCCAGAATATTGAACAAGCCAACCTGCACCAGTTCGTCGAGCTCGGGCAATTCGTTCATCGCGAAGATGCCGCGATGCATGCGCGGAATCAGACCGAAATGGAGCGCGTCTTCGGTCGACATGCTCACGCCGGTGGCCAGTTTGGCGGGATCGATTTCGCCGATGATGTCGGCGAACTTCGTGCCCGGCGAAAGACGTTCGGCGTAACGATCTTCGCGTTTCCACCAAGAGATAGGCGTTTCCTCGGGGGAATGCGTCGCCAGAAACTTCTTCGCCGCCGTCGTCATCGGATGGTACGGATCTTCATGCAGCGGCACGCCGGGAATGTCGAGGTAGGGAATTTCTTCGTCGAGAAAGCGGACGAGGGCCCGCATCATGCGACTCTTGCCCTGGCCTTTTTCGCCGAGGAAAAGCATGTCGTGACTGGCGAGCAGGGCGATGCTGATCTCGGGAATGACAGTGTCTTCGTAGCCGACGATGCCAGGAAAGAGATCATCGTCGCCGGCCAGGGCCCGGAGAAAATTGTCGTGCAGTTCCCGCTTCACCGATTTAGAAACCCAGCCGCTGGCACGCAGCTCCTGCAGGTTTTTCGGCTTGGTAGAAGAGTGGGTCGGTGCGGCCTCAGTCATTATGTCTTGCTCGCTTCGCGCGGAATGTTGCTCGGTCGTCTCGTGCGTTCATTATACGAGACCGGGCAAGGGCGAAGCGGCGCGAGTGCGGCTGGCCGCGTTAGGCAGTCAGTTGCGGATCGAGAGTGGCTTCGCGCAGTTGAGCGGCGAGCTCACGAATTTCCTCTTCATAACGACGGCGATCGTCGTGCAATGCTTGGCGAGCGGTACGCAGTTCCTGGTGCTCGGCTTCAAGCTGTTGCTCGCGCTCGACCAGTTGGCGGGCTTGCTGTTCGATGCCAGACTGCCGCGCGACACCCCAGCTGCGAACATCCTGCCGCTCGGTGGCGATGAGCTGATGCTGCATCTCCAAACGCTCGGCGAGTTGCAGCAGTTCCTCTTTTTGCTTCGCCAGCGACTTCTGTTCCTGCTCGAATTGCTGGCTGAGTTGCAGCCGCAGCGCCGCGATCGAACGCGTGATTTCGGCACTGCTCAAGCGGCCGGTGATCTGGGCCCAGAGTTGTTCGGCGATGAGCCGCATTTCGAGCGACTGCCGGTGGACATGGCCGATCTCGGTCCGCATTTGTTCCATGGCGACGCGTTGGCGTTCGACGATGGTTTCGCGACTTTCGACTTCACGTTTACGATGGACAATCTCGAGATCGGCGGCGCCCAATGCTTCATCGAGCGTCTTACGTTCGCGCTGCATTTGGGTTGTTCCCTGCACGCGTTGCCGTTCGAAGTCGACTCGCTCTTGATCGAGCCGCTGTTGCAGCTCGTGCAGTTTTTGCTCGGCGATTTCCAGTTTGCGACGGCGGTCGGCCGTTTCAAATTCGAGTTGCTGCCGTTGCTCTTCGACCTGGCGGTTCCACAGGTCGGCGGCTCGTTCGCGTTCTTGGCGGGCGGTGTTTTCTTCGTGCGTCTTTTGCAACTGCCAGAGAGATTGCGAGTGCGACAGCGCGGCATTTTGCCGATCGAGTTCCTGCCGTCGCTGGCGGAGTTGCATGTCGAGAGCGTTCAGCGCGTTTTCGCGCGTGGCGATCTTATCGGCCCGCTCGTCGTTGGTTTGCACTTGCTCCTGGCCGCGAGCGACTTCAGCCGAGCGATGCTGCAGATCTTCGACCTGACGGCAAAGTTCGGCTTCGCGCTGTTGGAAGTCGTATTCCCGTTCGCGCTGCCAGAGACGGGAGGTGCGGAGATCGGCTTCGAGCTGAGCGATGCGAGCGTTGAGTTGAGATTCGCGGCGATCGACTTCGGCGAGCCGCGATTTTAAATGGCCCGCGAGCTGGGCGGCTTGCAGTTGCAACTGCTCCTCGCGGAGCGCGAGTTCTTGCAGTGGCCCCGGCGCAGGCTCGGGCGGCATCTCAGCCAGCGAGGCCATCAGGTCGGCGGCAATCTGTTCGGCAGGCACGGCGTGCGGCGCATCGATTCGCAGCGGCGAAACAGAGCCGGTTGGTTCCGACGACTGCCCGTTCGCGCCGACCGCTTTGTCCGATTTCGAGTCCGTCGTTTTGCCGGCACGCGTTCTGGCCATGGTTTTCGCTCCGCCCATCGCTCGCAGGGTTGCTGCGTCGCCGGCTGCTATCAGCCAGCGTCGTCAGGCTCGACCCAATCGTTAAAGCTTCTCGCGTCTAGCATCGGCAGACGGCTGCAACTGCTGCAGGGAAACTTGCCGCGCATGGCAAAAAGAATCGATTGAGCGCGAAAGAAGGGGGCGCGATTCGCGCGGCGCTGCAGAAGCCCCTGGCTTGAGGGAGCGGAGAAGCGTCGCCACAGATGGCAACGCTAGCGGAGTAGGGCAGAAGCCGCTAAACCCCTGCCGCAGTGGCAGGGGCGATCTATCGAAAGAGCTGAGTCGATTTAATCGTCTTCATAAACAACCGCAGCGCGACGCCGCGGGGCTGCGCGAGCGGGTCGACGTTTGATCGGCCCTTCGCCTTCGACGAACCAGTAGCCGCCGAGCAGTTTGTAGAAGAACAGAATGATAAACGCCCCCGCCGTGGCCACCACGAAGCCGATCGGGCTGATCGGTGTGACCTGCCGGCCGCCTTCGTAGAAAAAGGCCAGCACGCCGAGGCCGATCACGGTACCGCCGACGCCCATCGCGAGTGTCGCTACTGCGCCGCCGGGATCTTTGCCGGGCATGATCGCTTTGGCGAGCAGCCCCACGATCGTGCCGAAGCCGACCCAAGCGAGAATATCGTGCGCCAGTTGCTGCGCAAACTTCAGTGTGTCG is drawn from Anatilimnocola floriformis and contains these coding sequences:
- a CDS encoding GlsB/YeaQ/YmgE family stress response membrane protein, whose amino-acid sequence is MDGDTLKFAQQLAHDILAWVGFGTIVGLLAKAIMPGKDPGGAVATLAMGVGGTVIGLGVLAFFYEGGRQVTPISPIGFVVATAGAFIILFFYKLLGGYWFVEGEGPIKRRPARAAPRRRAAVVYEDD